From a single Aurantiacibacter gangjinensis genomic region:
- the yihA gene encoding ribosome biogenesis GTP-binding protein YihA/YsxC, whose translation MTPKEEALAKEASKLFSGRVDFLLSAPQLKFLPDPDYPEVAFAGRSNVGKSSLINALVQRRAIARASVTPGRTQELNFFEVGDPTQFRFVDMPGYGFAKAPVKVVEKWRKLVRTYLRGRVPLKRTLVLVDSRHGLKDVDRDMMTMLDEAAVGYRVVLTKADKVKASALEAVHEKVAAEARKHPAAFPHVHRTSAEKGMGIEELRAAILSDIRQ comes from the coding sequence ATGACGCCTAAGGAAGAAGCTCTTGCGAAGGAGGCGAGCAAGCTGTTCTCCGGGCGGGTGGATTTCCTGCTTTCCGCGCCGCAGCTGAAGTTCCTGCCTGATCCGGATTATCCGGAGGTCGCCTTTGCAGGCAGGTCCAATGTCGGGAAAAGCTCGCTGATCAATGCGCTGGTGCAGCGCAGGGCCATCGCGCGCGCTTCGGTAACGCCGGGCCGCACGCAGGAGCTAAATTTCTTCGAGGTGGGTGACCCTACGCAATTCCGCTTCGTCGACATGCCGGGCTACGGCTTTGCAAAGGCACCGGTCAAAGTCGTCGAGAAATGGCGCAAGCTTGTGAGAACCTATCTGCGCGGGCGCGTGCCATTGAAGCGCACGCTGGTGCTGGTGGATAGTCGCCACGGCCTGAAAGATGTCGACCGCGACATGATGACCATGCTCGATGAAGCGGCCGTCGGTTACCGCGTGGTGCTGACCAAGGCGGACAAGGTGAAGGCGAGCGCGCTGGAAGCGGTGCACGAAAAGGTGGCTGCCGAGGCGCGCAAGCATCCCGCCGCCTTCCCGCATGTGCATCGGACCAGCGCGGAAAAGGGCATGGGGATCGAAGAACTGCGGGCCGCGATCCTGAGCGATATCCGGCAATAG
- a CDS encoding EAL domain-containing protein has translation MGDKPTTSRKGATHLQRLRHLAWAGLIAFAFHFLTLLQPVDQIGWVTQSRITHQDASGEIVFIGSDVDLANPANASARRDLANVVRNLDAAGADAVFVDFAFSEPTTAAIDGELNAALREFSGSAYLVRDVTTDLNGAPTLQINTPAIARDVDTVAFEAWVNYLGYTWQMPFVSEETGERLPNFSAQLAGVPRSSDDDFQVNYAFEMATLPTYQLSRLLDGSTNLDIFADKTLVVGPTLEAIGRARNVPGYPRVAESMVAIYGAETLKEGAMRWIEGWMVLTGVAFALLLIIGLKSRAPRYALYVLLVLALPSALLITGYFGVRMSVAGGALMLFIFGLYRARSRWTRNLLLVDADTDLPTFAALEADHKVADNAPAIIVAKIHRFEEVRRTLPGDLHADYLLAINGRLKAATQDATIYLGQGHLIAWTMQERDPAVLRDHLEGLRALFSSPLAVADNQVDVGITFGIDITPSANVSKRLNAAVAAAEKTNETFEPIAIADTTSQEDLIWNISLQARIDAALANGEIYLAFQPKIMVQSGEIIGAEALVRWDDPIKGQIPPDHFIRQCETAGRMSQLTRFVLEEACAAGNAFGREGLDLPIAVNVSATLLHERAIVQMVAEVLEATGFEPQRLTLEITETYRISNLDLAAEILGELDALGCKISMDDFGVGAASLEALLKLPFSELKIDRMFIAPMTESPKALGIVKSVLKMGKDLRIIVVAEGVENAGTLTLLRESGCLVAQGYAISRPVPFEKILAFHRDKARAQNQNMV, from the coding sequence GTGGGCGATAAGCCAACCACATCTCGAAAAGGGGCAACCCACCTCCAACGGCTCCGCCACCTCGCGTGGGCGGGGCTGATTGCGTTTGCTTTTCATTTTCTTACGCTATTGCAGCCTGTCGATCAGATCGGGTGGGTTACCCAGTCGCGCATTACCCACCAGGATGCCTCCGGCGAGATCGTTTTCATCGGATCGGACGTCGATCTCGCCAATCCCGCCAACGCTTCCGCACGGCGCGACCTAGCGAATGTCGTGCGCAACCTCGACGCAGCCGGTGCTGATGCAGTGTTCGTGGATTTCGCCTTCAGTGAACCGACCACGGCTGCCATTGATGGCGAGCTGAATGCGGCATTGCGCGAATTTTCCGGCTCGGCCTACCTCGTGCGCGATGTGACGACGGACCTGAACGGCGCGCCCACGCTGCAGATCAATACTCCAGCCATTGCGCGCGACGTCGATACCGTCGCGTTCGAGGCTTGGGTCAACTATCTGGGCTACACCTGGCAAATGCCTTTTGTTTCGGAAGAGACTGGCGAACGTCTTCCGAACTTTTCCGCCCAGCTTGCTGGCGTTCCACGATCAAGCGATGACGATTTCCAGGTGAACTACGCTTTCGAGATGGCGACACTGCCGACATATCAGCTTTCTCGGCTATTGGATGGAAGCACTAATCTGGACATATTCGCCGACAAGACCTTAGTTGTCGGACCGACCCTTGAGGCGATCGGGCGCGCCCGCAACGTTCCGGGCTATCCGCGTGTGGCGGAATCGATGGTCGCCATTTACGGCGCGGAGACGCTGAAAGAAGGCGCCATGCGCTGGATTGAGGGCTGGATGGTTCTGACCGGTGTTGCGTTCGCACTTCTCCTAATTATCGGCTTGAAATCGAGAGCGCCGCGCTACGCCCTCTATGTTTTGCTCGTCCTCGCCCTACCTTCGGCTCTCCTGATTACGGGCTATTTCGGCGTGCGCATGAGCGTGGCCGGCGGTGCGCTGATGCTATTTATCTTCGGCCTGTATCGCGCCCGTTCGCGCTGGACCCGTAACCTGCTTCTCGTCGATGCCGATACGGACCTGCCGACCTTTGCCGCGCTCGAGGCCGATCACAAGGTTGCCGATAACGCGCCAGCAATCATCGTCGCGAAAATTCACCGCTTCGAAGAGGTTCGCCGAACGCTGCCAGGCGACCTCCACGCCGACTACCTGCTCGCTATCAATGGTCGCCTCAAGGCAGCGACCCAGGACGCGACGATTTATCTTGGGCAGGGCCACCTGATCGCATGGACGATGCAGGAGCGCGATCCGGCCGTCCTTCGCGATCATCTGGAGGGGCTGCGCGCGCTGTTCTCTTCCCCGCTCGCCGTCGCAGACAATCAGGTCGATGTCGGCATCACCTTTGGGATCGATATTACGCCCAGCGCCAATGTCTCGAAGCGACTGAATGCTGCCGTCGCCGCAGCGGAAAAAACTAACGAGACGTTCGAACCGATCGCAATCGCCGATACGACTTCGCAGGAAGACCTGATCTGGAATATCTCGCTACAAGCGCGCATCGATGCGGCGCTGGCGAATGGCGAGATTTACCTCGCTTTCCAGCCGAAGATCATGGTCCAGAGCGGGGAGATCATCGGGGCGGAAGCGCTGGTGCGCTGGGACGACCCGATCAAGGGCCAAATTCCCCCGGACCATTTCATCCGGCAGTGCGAGACGGCGGGGCGCATGTCGCAGCTGACCCGGTTCGTGCTGGAAGAGGCGTGCGCCGCTGGCAACGCCTTCGGACGTGAAGGGCTGGACCTTCCCATCGCCGTCAATGTGTCCGCAACGCTGTTGCATGAGCGGGCGATCGTGCAGATGGTTGCGGAGGTTTTGGAAGCGACCGGGTTCGAACCGCAGCGCCTGACTCTGGAGATCACCGAGACCTATCGCATCTCGAATCTAGACCTCGCTGCCGAGATCCTCGGCGAACTGGATGCGCTCGGCTGCAAGATTTCCATGGACGATTTCGGCGTCGGTGCGGCGAGCCTCGAGGCGCTGCTGAAACTGCCGTTCTCGGAATTGAAGATCGACCGCATGTTCATCGCTCCGATGACCGAAAGCCCCAAAGCGCTCGGCATCGTCAAAAGCGTGCTGAAGATGGGCAAGGATTTGCGAATCATTGTGGTGGCAGAGGGTGTCGAAAATGCCGGAACGTTAACCCTTTTGCGGGAATCCGGCTGTCTCGTGGCACAGGGATATGCTATTTCCCGGCCCGTGCCATTCGAAAAAATACTGGCTTTCCATCGGGATAAAGCAAGAGCGCAAAACCAAAACATGGTTTAA